In the genome of Bacteroidota bacterium, one region contains:
- the clpB gene encoding ATP-dependent chaperone ClpB: protein MNLNNFTIKSQEAVQEAQKLATINNNQAIENGHILKAIFNVDENVTLFLLKKLNINTGVLLKALDKIVESYPKVSGGNVYLSNSANTALTKAGSLLKEFNDEYVSIEHLLLGILSAKDTVSQLLKDSGVSEKELKAAIVDLRKGSKVTSSSAEESYNALNKYAINLNERARNGKLDPVIGRDEEIRRVLQILSRRTKNNPILVGEPGVGKTAIAEGLAHRIINGDVPENLKTKQIYSLDMGALIAGAKYKGEFEERLKAVVKEVISSDGDIVLFIDEIHTLIGAGGGEGAMDAANILKPALARGELRAIGATTLNEFQKYFEKDKALERRFQKVMVDEPSLEDAVSILRGIKEKYEAHHKVRIKDEAIISAVELSQRYINDRFLPDKAIDLIDEAASKLRMEINSMPAELDEAERKIRQLEIEREAIKRENDKSKLEGLNKEIAELSDKRADLRAQWQSEKDVIDGIQKIKAQIEQLKFEAEQAERSGDYGKVAEIRYGKIKDAEKNVEEFQSKLDKMKLKGSQLVKEEVDSEDIAGVVSRWTGIPVSRMLQSEREKLLHLEDDLHKRVVGQDEAIGAIADAIRRSRAGLHDVKRPIGSFIFLGTTGVGKTELAKALAEFLFNNESSMTRIDMSEYQERHAVSRLVGAPPGYVGYDEGGQLTEAVRRKPYSVILLDEIEKAHPDVFNVLLQVLDDGRLTDNKGRVVNFKNTIIIMTSNLGSHIIQTNSEKMNEKNREDIMEKNKTEVFELLKNTIRPEFLNRIDEIIMFAPLTQSDVRNIVQLQFLGVQKMLAESNIKINATEYAFEWIANTGYDPQFGARPVKRVIQKYILNELSKQILSGSVQKDSEILLDVFDNQVVFRNPLKNEQKKRTKA, encoded by the coding sequence ATGAACCTGAATAATTTTACGATAAAATCGCAGGAAGCGGTGCAGGAAGCACAAAAGCTGGCTACTATAAATAACAATCAGGCAATTGAGAATGGTCATATTTTAAAAGCTATTTTCAATGTAGACGAGAATGTAACTCTATTCTTACTTAAAAAATTAAATATTAATACCGGTGTCTTACTAAAGGCATTGGATAAAATTGTTGAATCCTATCCCAAAGTATCCGGTGGTAATGTTTATTTATCAAACTCGGCCAATACTGCATTAACAAAAGCAGGTTCATTATTAAAAGAATTTAATGATGAGTATGTTTCAATTGAACATTTGTTACTTGGAATATTATCCGCAAAAGATACTGTTTCTCAACTCTTGAAGGACAGTGGTGTTAGTGAAAAGGAACTGAAGGCAGCGATTGTTGATCTGCGTAAAGGTTCGAAAGTAACAAGCAGCAGCGCGGAAGAAAGTTATAACGCGTTGAATAAGTACGCCATCAATCTGAATGAGCGTGCCCGCAACGGAAAACTTGATCCGGTGATCGGCCGGGATGAAGAAATACGAAGGGTGCTCCAGATACTTTCCCGGAGAACAAAAAACAACCCCATACTGGTGGGTGAACCCGGTGTGGGCAAAACAGCCATCGCCGAAGGCCTGGCACATCGGATAATAAACGGTGATGTGCCCGAAAATCTGAAAACCAAACAAATCTATTCTCTTGATATGGGAGCTCTTATTGCCGGAGCAAAGTATAAAGGAGAGTTTGAAGAACGCCTGAAAGCTGTGGTAAAAGAAGTGATCAGCAGTGATGGGGATATCGTACTTTTTATTGATGAGATTCATACGCTTATCGGCGCAGGCGGTGGCGAAGGAGCAATGGACGCCGCTAATATTTTAAAACCTGCACTTGCCAGAGGTGAGTTAAGAGCGATCGGAGCAACTACTCTCAATGAGTTTCAAAAATATTTCGAAAAGGATAAAGCTCTGGAAAGACGCTTTCAGAAAGTGATGGTTGATGAACCTTCCCTGGAAGATGCTGTATCTATACTTCGCGGTATCAAAGAAAAATATGAAGCGCATCATAAAGTACGTATCAAGGATGAAGCGATCATTTCGGCGGTTGAGCTTTCGCAGCGATATATAAATGACCGGTTTTTACCCGATAAAGCGATTGACCTGATTGACGAAGCCGCTTCCAAGCTGCGTATGGAAATCAATTCAATGCCTGCAGAACTTGACGAAGCAGAACGCAAGATACGCCAGCTCGAAATTGAACGCGAGGCTATAAAAAGGGAAAATGACAAGAGTAAACTTGAAGGACTAAACAAGGAAATTGCTGAACTGAGCGACAAACGCGCTGATCTGCGGGCTCAATGGCAAAGTGAAAAAGATGTGATTGACGGCATACAAAAAATAAAAGCGCAGATTGAACAATTAAAGTTTGAAGCCGAACAGGCTGAGCGTTCTGGTGATTATGGAAAGGTAGCGGAAATCCGTTATGGGAAGATTAAAGATGCGGAGAAAAATGTTGAAGAATTCCAGTCTAAGTTGGATAAAATGAAATTAAAAGGATCTCAGCTTGTTAAGGAAGAAGTGGACAGTGAAGATATAGCGGGAGTTGTTTCCCGGTGGACCGGGATCCCCGTTAGCCGTATGCTTCAAAGTGAACGTGAGAAATTATTACACCTGGAAGATGATCTCCATAAACGTGTAGTCGGACAAGATGAAGCCATTGGAGCCATTGCCGATGCTATACGCAGAAGCCGGGCCGGGTTGCATGACGTTAAACGTCCGATTGGTTCTTTTATATTCCTAGGCACTACAGGAGTTGGCAAAACCGAGCTGGCAAAAGCTCTAGCGGAATTCCTTTTTAACAATGAAAGCTCAATGACACGAATTGATATGAGCGAATACCAGGAGCGCCACGCGGTGAGCCGGTTAGTAGGGGCTCCTCCCGGATATGTCGGATATGATGAAGGAGGTCAATTGACAGAGGCTGTTCGAAGAAAACCTTATTCAGTTATACTACTTGATGAAATTGAAAAAGCGCACCCTGATGTGTTTAATGTGTTGCTGCAGGTGCTGGATGATGGCCGCCTTACCGACAATAAAGGACGCGTAGTCAACTTTAAGAATACAATCATCATAATGACATCTAACCTTGGTTCACATATTATCCAGACCAATTCGGAAAAAATGAACGAGAAGAACAGGGAGGATATAATGGAAAAAAACAAAACTGAAGTGTTCGAATTGTTAAAAAATACAATCCGCCCGGAATTCCTGAACCGCATTGATGAAATAATAATGTTTGCCCCGTTAACCCAATCTGATGTTCGTAATATCGTTCAGCTGCAATTCCTGGGAGTCCAAAAAATGCTGGCCGAAAGTAATATCAAGATCAATGCCACAGAATATGCATTTGAATGGATCGCCAATACAGGCTACGACCCGCAGTTTGGTGCACGACCGGTGAAACGTGTAATTCAAAAATATATACTCAATGAATTATCCAAACAAATACTTAGCGGAAGTGTGCAAAAAGATTCGGAGATCTTGCTTGACGTGTTCGACAACCAGGTCGTTTTCAGAAATCCTCTGAAAAACGAACAAAAGAAAAGGACAAAAGCCTGA
- a CDS encoding C40 family peptidase, which translates to MYGICNLSIVPCRKSPSDRSEMVTQLLFGETFEIIEEQKKWVKINNSFDSYISWIDKKQYQSITQKTYNTILKEPIQLASDLVRPLMVSSTGNALPIVLGSQLPSLKGTELKIEDILYEYDGQTVKAGLAKKTRATIIQNAYLYLNAPYLWGGRSPFGIDCSGFTQMVLKLSGINILRDASQQVEGGQSIDFIDEARPGDLAFFDNDAGKIIHVGILLGNSQIIHASGKVRVDKFDHYGIFNEEKNGYTHQLRIIKSFV; encoded by the coding sequence ATGTACGGAATATGTAATTTAAGCATAGTACCCTGCCGCAAATCGCCATCCGACCGCAGCGAGATGGTTACACAGCTTTTGTTTGGTGAAACCTTTGAAATTATTGAAGAACAAAAAAAATGGGTCAAAATAAATAACAGTTTTGATAGTTACATTTCATGGATCGACAAAAAACAATATCAATCCATAACTCAAAAGACATACAACACTATTCTAAAAGAACCCATACAACTTGCGTCTGATCTTGTCCGCCCTTTAATGGTTTCTTCAACGGGCAATGCGCTTCCTATAGTGTTGGGAAGTCAGCTGCCTTCATTAAAAGGCACAGAATTAAAAATTGAGGATATACTTTATGAATATGATGGCCAAACAGTAAAAGCCGGACTTGCAAAAAAAACACGTGCCACAATAATCCAGAATGCGTACCTGTATCTTAACGCGCCTTATCTTTGGGGCGGGCGCTCCCCTTTTGGCATTGATTGTTCAGGGTTTACTCAAATGGTGTTAAAACTAAGCGGAATAAATATTCTACGAGACGCGTCACAGCAGGTGGAAGGAGGACAATCAATAGATTTTATTGATGAAGCCAGGCCCGGTGATCTGGCTTTTTTTGACAATGATGCCGGTAAGATCATTCATGTTGGAATATTGCTTGGTAATAGTCAAATAATTCACGCTTCAGGAAAAGTACGGGTGGATAAATTTGATCATTATGGGATTTTCAATGAAGAGAAAAACGGATACACTCATCAGCTTCGTATTATCAAATCGTTTGTTTAA
- a CDS encoding adenine nucleotide alpha hydrolase: MKKEVRKTAMFWSGGKDSAFCLYKLLSDDSIEVCSLITTINADFKRISMHGIREAMLDRQVELLDLPHVHLMKMYVISNTNMEYEEQLKRILITLKKEQNITHVVFGDIFLEDLRLYREKQLAPIGLKALFPLWGINSLLLARDFIRQGFRSVTCCVNDGLLDESYCGVEFDEVFLSRLPVSTDPCGENGEFHTFCYDGPLFKYPVKFKLGERIYKPLEINFDQHPENKIQTKGFWYINIMPV; this comes from the coding sequence ATGAAGAAGGAAGTCAGGAAAACCGCAATGTTCTGGAGTGGGGGAAAGGATTCGGCCTTTTGCCTGTATAAGTTACTGTCAGATGATTCCATAGAAGTTTGTTCTTTAATAACAACCATCAATGCCGATTTCAAAAGAATATCAATGCATGGTATCAGGGAAGCAATGCTTGATCGGCAAGTTGAATTACTCGACTTACCTCACGTACATCTGATGAAAATGTATGTAATTTCCAATACAAACATGGAGTATGAGGAACAACTTAAAAGAATATTGATTACGCTGAAAAAGGAACAAAATATCACACATGTTGTTTTTGGAGATATTTTTTTGGAAGACCTGAGGCTATACCGGGAAAAGCAGCTTGCACCAATAGGTTTAAAAGCATTATTTCCCTTGTGGGGAATCAATAGCCTTCTCCTTGCCAGAGATTTTATTAGGCAAGGATTTAGATCGGTCACATGCTGTGTTAACGATGGGTTACTTGACGAAAGTTATTGCGGGGTTGAATTTGACGAAGTGTTTTTAAGTCGCTTACCTGTAAGTACAGATCCTTGCGGTGAAAATGGTGAGTTTCATACATTTTGCTATGATGGCCCCCTTTTCAAATATCCTGTGAAGTTTAAACTTGGCGAGAGAATATATAAGCCATTGGAAATTAATTTCGATCAGCATCCGGAGAATAAAATCCAAACAAAGGGTTTTTGGTATATTAATATAATGCCAGTATAA
- a CDS encoding DUF721 domain-containing protein has product MPMNNNQRTIKQAIDELLKTYRLDGKMAELKLIDSWEKIMGGMISRHTTDIFIRNKYLFVKLDSAALRQELSYGKEKIVKMLNDAAGGHVIEQIVFQ; this is encoded by the coding sequence ATACCAATGAACAATAATCAACGTACCATAAAGCAGGCCATTGACGAATTGCTGAAGACTTACAGGCTTGACGGGAAAATGGCCGAGTTAAAGCTCATCGATTCGTGGGAGAAAATAATGGGAGGGATGATCTCCAGGCACACAACGGACATTTTTATCCGGAATAAATATTTGTTTGTTAAACTCGATTCGGCTGCACTAAGGCAGGAGCTGTCGTACGGGAAAGAAAAAATTGTTAAAATGCTGAATGATGCTGCCGGTGGTCATGTTATTGAACAGATCGTTTTTCAATAA
- a CDS encoding DNA replication/repair protein RecF: MYLKNISLINFKNYAAAELDFCTGINCFTGVNGEGKTNLLDAIHYLSFCKSFFNPIDSQNILHEAPFFMIQGTFEVEGANEEIYCGQKRSQKKQFKRNKSEYSRLADHIGLFPLVMISPADADLINEGSESRRKFLDSVIAQFDRVYLEDLISYNKIISQRNALLKRFAETGRFIKDSLEVWDLQMVEFAKRINKKRKSLVDELIPIFQRYYELLSGGREQVQIIYHSDLNYEDFDVVLKAALVKDKAFQYSTVGVHKDDLELKLNGYPVKKYGSQGQQKSYLIAMKLAQYDYIKKIKNVDPLLLLDDIHDKLDEARVKQLMELVSSEHFGQIFITDTHSDRISGILSTNRNIPFRQFNIKDSVVESRPEIIGILTNDQ, from the coding sequence ATGTATCTCAAAAACATATCACTCATAAACTTTAAAAATTATGCCGCTGCAGAACTTGATTTTTGCACTGGTATTAACTGTTTTACAGGGGTAAATGGTGAAGGGAAAACGAATTTACTTGACGCCATACATTATCTGTCTTTTTGTAAGAGTTTTTTTAATCCGATCGATAGTCAGAATATATTGCACGAAGCCCCTTTCTTTATGATACAGGGCACTTTTGAAGTGGAGGGCGCTAATGAAGAAATATATTGCGGACAAAAACGCAGCCAGAAAAAACAATTTAAACGTAACAAGAGTGAGTATAGCAGGTTGGCCGATCATATTGGTTTATTCCCTCTTGTTATGATTTCACCTGCAGATGCCGATCTGATCAATGAGGGAAGTGAAAGCCGGAGGAAATTCCTGGATAGTGTTATTGCGCAATTCGACCGGGTTTATCTTGAGGATCTTATAAGTTATAACAAAATAATATCACAGCGGAACGCTCTTTTGAAACGTTTTGCCGAAACAGGACGCTTTATAAAGGATTCGCTCGAAGTATGGGATCTTCAAATGGTGGAATTTGCTAAACGTATCAACAAAAAAAGAAAAAGCTTAGTAGATGAGTTGATACCCATATTCCAGCGATATTATGAATTGTTATCGGGAGGCAGAGAACAGGTACAGATCATTTATCATTCAGACCTTAATTATGAAGATTTTGATGTTGTACTAAAAGCCGCCTTGGTAAAGGACAAGGCATTTCAGTACTCTACTGTTGGAGTGCATAAAGATGACCTCGAATTAAAGCTGAACGGGTATCCTGTCAAAAAATACGGTTCACAGGGACAGCAGAAATCGTATTTAATAGCAATGAAACTTGCCCAGTATGACTACATTAAGAAAATTAAAAATGTGGATCCATTATTATTGCTTGACGATATTCATGATAAGTTGGATGAAGCAAGAGTAAAGCAGTTGATGGAATTGGTTAGTAGTGAACATTTCGGACAAATATTTATTACCGATACGCATTCAGATCGCATTTCCGGTATTTTGTCAACTAACAGAAACATCCCTTTCAGGCAGTTTAACATAAAAGACAGTGTTGTAGAGAGCAGGCCGGAGATCATTGGCATATTAACCAATGACCAGTAA
- a CDS encoding PAS domain-containing protein, which translates to MKVLRTKLLLSLFLSTIVSIGFSQLYNFHTYTVEDGLSQSQVRALFQSKSGNLWIGTSSGGITKYNGKKYFNYTSVNGLADNEVTSIVGDKWGNVWIGTVQGMSRYNGQEFKNFSTKNGMVNNQVNVLCTDTFGNIWAGTDDGLCILIPTDSTHSFYKFSNYFLKDGLPDSKITALFADRKGKMWIGTEKGLAKADKAPNSRNYTFTTITEKDGIASNIINDIAQDQNGYMWFATSKGVSKLISKANEKYKLLNYSPQNGLLTNKINSITADTKGSIWLCSDVGVTRILFENNTSDLQVINYTEKSGLVEGAINTSLEDREGNIWFGAENGLTRYSGSRFVTYTKEHGLVNNVVWSIVGDKDGNLLVGTEEGLSQLELTGDTGHFINFTRNYNLNKEATTALFQDRENNLWIGTEHVIKMTPQKTGGYTLTEFRNKEFFEGPVYSILEDSKGNIWFATSNGLVSYDGADFKKYTRGEGLPDNRVLSLMEDRKGTLWVGTEKGLCSFDGKGFTKFGSFTGLKLQVASMVEDESGNLWLGSFSGGGLTRFDGQNYTNISEADGLISNTVYLLIVDNSGALWVGTNKGLDLFDINYYNKSDSIRVRHFSKNEGFTGIECNRNSVYKDYSGKIWFGTVKGVVMYNPKEDAHNTIPPITQITGVKLFNKEDVDWSKYSDSINPENNLPEKLIVPYDQNFFTFNFLGVSLTNPENVRYRYKLEGFSDEWSEPTAETTVPFPNLPHGHYSFYVMACNNEGVWNKEPVKFSFIVTPPFWKTTWFYISCVFISALGIWAFISWRTNQLQKAKKILENKIIERTRELHEKNIELEKLSIVARETVNAIAIATPSGEIEWVNESFTRMTGYTLRDLKDDKGSSVYQASHNPILKKIILDCVSSKQSKMYELLNQTKEGKEIWIHTTLTPIFDENGRVKKLVFIDTDITESKQAEEIIRQKNKDMMDSINYAKLIQDAILPTKEEILRVFPESFIFFRPREVVSGDFYWFNIVGETVYIAAADSTGHGVPGAFMSLIGSTLLNEIVNQKGILQTDKILNALHDEIRLVLKQGKEGVETRDGMDIALCAINIKTNTVHFSGAMRPMYIINKKEVDDGIIGDHKILEIAPDKRSIGGDQQGRISEFTSREIKLKKGDAIYLFTDGYADQFGGPKGKKITNARFKEALLSLQVLSMKMQGKLLEQDLQKWMRELEQVDDILVMGIKF; encoded by the coding sequence ATGAAAGTGCTTCGCACCAAATTACTTCTATCTCTTTTTCTTTCTACGATAGTTTCTATTGGTTTTTCGCAACTATATAATTTCCATACATATACAGTTGAAGACGGACTTTCACAATCACAGGTAAGAGCATTGTTTCAGTCTAAGTCAGGCAATTTATGGATCGGGACTTCCAGCGGCGGTATCACCAAATATAACGGTAAAAAGTATTTTAATTATACCAGCGTTAATGGATTGGCTGACAATGAGGTTACATCCATTGTAGGTGACAAATGGGGTAATGTATGGATAGGTACTGTGCAGGGCATGTCGAGATATAACGGCCAGGAGTTTAAGAATTTTTCGACTAAAAACGGCATGGTAAATAACCAGGTAAATGTGTTATGTACTGATACATTTGGTAATATCTGGGCCGGAACCGATGACGGACTTTGTATTTTAATTCCGACAGATAGCACTCACAGTTTTTATAAATTCTCAAATTATTTTTTGAAAGACGGGCTTCCTGATAGCAAGATCACGGCGCTTTTTGCTGATAGAAAAGGGAAAATGTGGATTGGTACAGAAAAAGGCCTGGCAAAAGCAGACAAGGCTCCAAACAGCCGGAATTACACTTTTACTACAATTACCGAAAAGGATGGGATTGCAAGTAATATAATAAACGATATTGCTCAGGACCAAAACGGATATATGTGGTTCGCTACTTCCAAAGGTGTCAGCAAACTTATTTCAAAGGCTAACGAAAAATATAAATTATTGAATTATTCACCGCAAAATGGACTATTGACTAATAAAATAAATTCAATTACTGCAGATACCAAGGGCAGTATATGGCTTTGCAGCGACGTTGGAGTAACAAGGATACTGTTTGAAAATAACACAAGTGATCTGCAGGTCATTAATTATACAGAAAAATCAGGATTAGTGGAAGGTGCCATTAACACCTCACTCGAAGACCGGGAGGGCAATATTTGGTTTGGTGCCGAAAATGGATTAACGCGTTACAGTGGAAGCCGGTTCGTTACCTATACAAAAGAACATGGATTGGTGAATAATGTCGTCTGGTCGATCGTTGGTGATAAAGATGGGAATTTATTGGTCGGGACGGAGGAAGGGCTTTCTCAACTTGAATTAACCGGAGATACCGGACATTTTATAAATTTTACCCGTAACTATAATCTTAATAAAGAAGCAACAACAGCCTTATTCCAGGATAGAGAAAATAATTTATGGATCGGAACAGAACATGTTATAAAGATGACTCCTCAAAAAACCGGAGGATACACTTTAACTGAATTCAGAAACAAAGAATTTTTTGAAGGGCCGGTGTATAGTATTCTTGAAGATAGTAAGGGGAATATCTGGTTTGCGACCTCTAACGGCCTGGTTAGCTACGATGGTGCAGATTTTAAGAAGTATACGCGTGGCGAAGGATTGCCGGATAATCGTGTTTTGAGTTTAATGGAGGACAGGAAAGGTACTCTGTGGGTTGGTACCGAAAAAGGCTTATGCAGTTTTGATGGAAAGGGTTTCACCAAATTTGGTTCCTTCACCGGGTTGAAACTTCAGGTCGCTTCAATGGTTGAAGATGAATCAGGAAACCTGTGGCTGGGATCCTTTTCCGGTGGGGGCCTTACCAGATTTGACGGACAGAACTATACAAATATAAGTGAAGCGGATGGTCTTATATCAAATACAGTCTACCTGCTTATTGTTGACAATTCCGGCGCACTGTGGGTTGGAACAAATAAGGGACTTGATCTTTTTGATATTAATTATTACAATAAATCAGATTCGATAAGGGTCCGGCATTTCAGTAAGAATGAGGGATTCACAGGGATTGAATGTAACAGGAATTCAGTCTACAAAGATTATAGTGGTAAGATATGGTTTGGTACCGTTAAAGGTGTTGTAATGTATAATCCAAAAGAAGATGCACACAACACAATACCTCCCATAACTCAGATCACCGGAGTAAAGCTTTTTAACAAAGAAGATGTTGATTGGTCAAAATACTCCGACAGTATAAATCCGGAAAATAATCTTCCGGAAAAACTCATTGTTCCATATGATCAAAATTTTTTCACATTTAATTTTCTGGGGGTAAGTCTTACAAATCCTGAAAATGTGAGGTACAGGTATAAGCTGGAAGGGTTTAGTGATGAATGGTCTGAACCTACTGCGGAAACTACAGTTCCATTCCCGAATTTACCACATGGACATTACAGTTTTTATGTTATGGCATGCAATAATGAAGGCGTTTGGAACAAAGAACCCGTAAAATTCAGTTTTATTGTTACACCTCCTTTTTGGAAGACAACCTGGTTTTATATTTCGTGTGTATTTATCAGCGCGCTCGGAATATGGGCATTTATCAGCTGGAGAACGAACCAACTTCAGAAGGCCAAGAAAATACTTGAGAATAAAATTATTGAACGCACCCGTGAATTACACGAAAAAAATATTGAACTCGAAAAACTTTCCATTGTAGCCCGCGAAACGGTTAACGCAATTGCCATCGCAACGCCTTCCGGTGAAATAGAATGGGTAAATGAAAGCTTTACACGTATGACGGGGTATACATTGCGCGACCTGAAAGATGACAAAGGCAGTTCGGTATACCAGGCAAGTCATAATCCCATACTTAAAAAGATCATACTCGATTGTGTATCATCTAAACAGTCAAAGATGTATGAGCTGCTCAATCAGACAAAAGAAGGGAAAGAGATATGGATACACACAACACTCACTCCGATATTTGATGAGAACGGACGTGTGAAAAAGCTGGTGTTCATAGATACTGATATTACAGAAAGCAAGCAGGCAGAAGAAATCATCCGTCAGAAGAACAAAGACATGATGGACAGCATAAACTACGCGAAGCTGATACAGGATGCTATTCTCCCCACAAAAGAAGAGATATTACGTGTTTTTCCTGAGTCATTTATCTTCTTCCGGCCAAGGGAAGTTGTCAGTGGTGATTTTTATTGGTTCAATATTGTGGGCGAAACCGTTTATATTGCTGCTGCAGACAGTACGGGACATGGTGTTCCGGGTGCATTCATGAGCCTGATCGGATCCACTTTGTTGAATGAGATCGTCAATCAAAAAGGCATTTTACAGACTGATAAGATATTGAATGCGCTCCACGATGAGATCCGCCTTGTTCTGAAGCAGGGAAAGGAAGGGGTTGAAACGCGCGATGGAATGGACATCGCCTTGTGTGCTATAAATATAAAAACAAACACCGTACATTTTTCAGGTGCTATGAGGCCGATGTATATAATCAATAAAAAAGAAGTTGATGATGGCATTATCGGTGATCATAAAATTCTTGAGATCGCTCCGGACAAACGATCTATTGGTGGGGATCAGCAGGGAAGGATAAGTGAATTTACCAGCCGCGAAATAAAATTAAAAAAAGGCGATGCCATTTACCTGTTCACTGACGGTTATGCCGATCAGTTTGGCGGCCCTAAAGGCAAAAAGATAACTAATGCACGTTTTAAAGAGGCGTTATTATCCTTGCAGGTATTGTCCATGAAAATGCAGGGTAAACTTCTTGAACAGGATCTGCAGAAATGGATGAGAGAACTCGAACAGGTTGATGATATACTTGTAATGGGTATTAAATTCTGA
- a CDS encoding hydroxymethylglutaryl-CoA lyase — MNMKIIECPRDAMQGIEQFIPTQKKADYINSLLKVGFDTIDFGSFVSPKAIPQLRDTAEVLGKLDLNNTRSKLLAIIANVRGAQDAVAFNEIHYLGFPFSVSETFQQRNTNSSIEESLKRVEEIQTLCVNNKKELVVYISMAFGNPYGDLWSSDIVIKWTRKLTSMGIKIIALSDTIGVSTPSTISYLFSNIIPEFTGVEIGAHLHTRPDAWEEKVKAAYNNGCRRFDSALKGLGGCPMAEDELVGNMPTENLVRYFNDHKVNLNLNTSAFNEAMIIAGRTFPC; from the coding sequence ATGAATATGAAGATCATTGAATGTCCGCGCGACGCTATGCAGGGAATAGAGCAATTTATCCCAACGCAAAAAAAAGCCGATTATATCAATTCGCTTTTAAAAGTTGGTTTTGACACGATCGATTTTGGCAGTTTTGTTTCGCCGAAAGCGATCCCGCAATTGAGGGATACCGCGGAAGTGCTGGGTAAACTTGACTTGAATAATACAAGATCAAAACTATTAGCCATCATCGCGAATGTTCGTGGGGCACAGGATGCAGTTGCATTCAATGAAATACACTATCTCGGTTTCCCGTTCTCGGTTTCCGAAACTTTTCAGCAGCGTAACACCAATTCCTCTATTGAAGAATCGTTGAAAAGGGTGGAGGAGATACAAACCTTGTGTGTAAACAATAAAAAAGAGCTTGTAGTTTATATTTCTATGGCTTTTGGCAATCCTTACGGTGATTTATGGAGCAGTGATATTGTAATAAAATGGACAAGAAAATTGACCTCAATGGGAATTAAGATAATTGCATTGTCGGATACTATTGGTGTTTCAACTCCTTCTACTATTTCTTATTTGTTTTCAAACATAATACCTGAATTTACCGGCGTTGAGATCGGCGCGCATCTGCATACCCGTCCCGATGCCTGGGAAGAAAAAGTTAAGGCCGCTTACAATAATGGTTGCCGCAGATTTGACTCTGCTTTGAAAGGTTTGGGGGGGTGCCCGATGGCCGAAGATGAATTAGTGGGAAATATGCCTACGGAGAACCTGGTACGTTATTTTAATGATCATAAAGTAAATTTGAATCTTAATACTTCAGCGTTTAATGAAGCTATGATTATTGCCGGGCGTACTTTTCCATGCTAA